One Oryza brachyantha chromosome 3, ObraRS2, whole genome shotgun sequence DNA segment encodes these proteins:
- the LOC102706546 gene encoding uncharacterized protein LOC102706546, with product MAAMAAAVAASPSPAAASGRLLRGGHPLPSSSLLRLTRSSRRLRLLPPARVAAAEEADVLPGPGAEGEMAAGRLEEQPEGAIGGSQLDIGGLAFQGDMGGGFAGGSGGTGAGGGDGNKMLDRGINTAIVLGASTYALTKLLTVDHDYWHGWTIFEILRYMPEHNWSAYEEALKTNPVLAKMMISGVVYSLGDWIAQCYEGKPIFEFDRARMFRSGLVGFTLHGSLSHYYYHFCEALFPFKDWWVVPAKVAFDQTAWSAMWNSIYFVVLGFLRFESPSTTFSELKSTFWPMLTAGWKLWPFAHLVTYGLIPVEQRLLWVDCVELIWVTILSTYSNEKSEARNSEDASTANASNDNSR from the exons atggcggcgatggcggcggccgtggccgcgtccccctcccccgccgccgcctccggccggctcctccgcggcggccacccgctcccctcctcgtCGCTGCTCCGCCTGACGCGGTCGTCGAGGCGGCTACggctgctgccgccggcgcgcgtcgcggcggcggaggaggcggacgtGCTCCCGGGGCCTGGGGCCGAGGgggagatggcggcggggaggctgGAGGAGCAGCCCGAGGGGGCGATCGGGGGGAGCCAGCTCGACATCGGGGGGCTCGCCTTCCAGGGGGACATGGGGGGAGGGttcgccggcgggagcggcgggaccggggccggcggcggggacggcaACAAGATGCTGGACCGCGGCATCAACACCGCCATCGTGCTCGGCGCCAGCACCTACGCGCTCACCAAGCTCCTCACCGTCGACCACGACTACTGGCAT GGGTGGACGATCTTCGAGATCCTGCGGTACATGCCGGAGCACAACTGGTCGGCGTACGAGGAGGCACTCAAGACCAACCCGGTGCTCGCCAAGATGATGATTAGTGGCGTCGTCTACTCCCTCGGCGACTGGATTGCACAG TGCTACGAAGGCAAGCCGATCTTTGAGTTCGACCGTGCTCGGATGTTCCGGTCCGGCCTCGTAGGGTTCACGCTTCACGGCTCCCTTTCGCATTACTACTACCATTTCTGTGAG GCACTGTTCCCGTTCAAGGATTGGTGGGTTGTTCCCGCAAAGGTTGCGTTCGATCAGACGGCCTGGTCTGCGATGTGGAACAGTATCTACTTTGTGGTATTGGGGTTCCTTCGTTTTGAATCACCGTCCACTACTTTCAGTGAGCTCAAATCCACGTTTTGGCCCATGCTTACT GCTGGGTGGAAGTTATGGCCTTTTGCGCACTTAGTTACATATGGTCTAATTCCTGTTGAACAAAGACTTCTGTGGGTTGACTGCGTGGAGTTAATCTGGGTTACAATACTGTCAAC TTACTCCAATGAGAAATCTGAAGCAAGGAACTCTGAGGATGCTTCCACAGCAAATGCTTCCAAT GACAATTCAAGATAG